One segment of Candidatus Paceibacterota bacterium DNA contains the following:
- a CDS encoding exodeoxyribonuclease III produces MKIISWNVNGIRACYKKGCWDWFLNEKPDILCLQETKAHPDQLPEEVRNPQGYFSFFDHSKEKKGYSGVAIYSKDKPDAVEEGMGQEKFDKEGRLLTAYFGDLALINVYFPNGGSGPDRLKFKLEFYEEFLKFTENLRKMGLSVIFCGDINTAHKEIDLARPRENSKNTGFLPEERAWIDKVIARGYLDVFRHFYPDIKEAYTYWDMKTFARNRNVGWRIDYFFASQDLMPNLISTKIHSEIFGSDHCPISLNIAK; encoded by the coding sequence GTGAAAATCATATCTTGGAACGTAAATGGCATAAGGGCTTGCTATAAAAAGGGTTGTTGGGATTGGTTTTTGAACGAAAAGCCCGATATTCTCTGTCTTCAAGAGACCAAAGCTCATCCAGACCAACTTCCGGAAGAGGTCAGAAATCCTCAAGGATATTTCAGCTTTTTTGACCACTCCAAAGAAAAAAAGGGCTATAGCGGAGTTGCCATTTATTCAAAAGACAAACCGGACGCAGTTGAAGAAGGAATGGGGCAAGAAAAATTTGATAAAGAAGGACGGCTTTTAACGGCTTATTTTGGTGATTTAGCTTTAATAAATGTCTATTTTCCAAACGGCGGGAGCGGGCCGGATAGATTAAAATTCAAACTTGAATTCTACGAAGAATTCTTAAAATTCACAGAAAATCTAAGAAAAATGGGGCTTTCTGTCATATTTTGTGGAGATATAAACACCGCACACAAAGAAATTGATCTGGCCAGACCAAGAGAAAATTCAAAAAACACAGGTTTTCTTCCAGAAGAACGCGCGTGGATAGACAAAGTCATAGCAAGAGGATATTTGGATGTATTTCGTCATTTTTACCCCGACATAAAGGAAGCTTACACCTACTGGGATATGAAAACTTTTGCCAGAAACCGAAATGTTGGTTGGAGAATTGATTATTTTTTTGCCAGTCAAGATCTTATGCCAAATTTAATCTCAACAAAAATACACAGCGAAATCTTTGGTTCAGACCACTGCCCTATTTCTTTAAATATAGCCAAATAA